One Bombus fervidus isolate BK054 chromosome 5, iyBomFerv1, whole genome shotgun sequence DNA window includes the following coding sequences:
- the LOC139987427 gene encoding uncharacterized protein isoform X1: MRQKVQVPIRTTESRRCLPRPINPPDGYFSLQLPYGLPSGFQPYAASMNLPQKDEMKYLRNDGNLMNICFGCGKRYKWRDSLLRHQRVECGNKEKKFSCKLCPKKFYHQYKLNEHYQGRHKIPKPH, translated from the exons ATGCGACAAAAAGTTCAAGTACCGATACGAACTACGGAATCACGTCGGTGCTTACCACGACCTATAAATCCGCCAG ATGGCTACTTCTCGTTGCAACTGCCATACGGTTTGCCATCGGGATTTCAACCTTACGCGGCCAGCATGAATTTACCGCAAaaagatgaaatgaaatatttgcgCAATGATGGCAACTTGATGAATATTTGTTTCGGTTGTGGCAAGAGGTACAAGTGGAGAGACAGTTTATTAAGGCATCAGAGGGTTGAGTGTggtaacaaagaaaaaaagttttCTTGCAAATTGTGTCCGAAAAAGTTCTATCACCAGTACAAGTTAAACGAACATTATCAAGGGCGACATAAGATACCCAAGCCCCATTAA
- the LOC139987427 gene encoding uncharacterized protein isoform X2, translating into MRQKVQVPIRTTESRRCLPRPINPPDGYFSLQLPYGLPSGFQPYAASMNLPQKDEMKYLRNDGNLMNICFGCGKRMQVLTKCSDRMVLSIPELVSSSDGGKSSDGEARFRQ; encoded by the exons ATGCGACAAAAAGTTCAAGTACCGATACGAACTACGGAATCACGTCGGTGCTTACCACGACCTATAAATCCGCCAG ATGGCTACTTCTCGTTGCAACTGCCATACGGTTTGCCATCGGGATTTCAACCTTACGCGGCCAGCATGAATTTACCGCAAaaagatgaaatgaaatatttgcgCAATGATGGCAACTTGATGAATATTTGTTTCGGTTGTGGCAAGAG AATGCAAGTACTCACCAAGTGCAGCGATCGAATGGTATTATCGATACCAGAGCTTGTATCTTCGTCTGATGGCGGAAAGTCAAGTGACGGAGAAGCCAGGTTCCGACAGTAA
- the LOC139987830 gene encoding uncharacterized protein: MAFMMPVMKNEWDIYKTNRSRRSSECSNPQACRSRKVSECSKSEGPSLSTSPGSDFLTSPAHRSVPLTSRHFSRTSSRASQSSLQSPSKSTGSSPPKTGSSNSLNKFHNRLVDKLKRSLKKADDTAEDQRNLS; this comes from the exons ATGGCGTTTATGATGCCCGTTATGAAAAACGAGTGGGACATTTACAAGACCAACCGCAGTCGTCGATCTTCCGAGTGTTCCAATCCTCAGGCCTGTCGCAGTAGAAAG GTTTCGGAATGTTCAAAATCCGAAGGTCCATCGTTGTCTACCTCGCCAGGGTCAGACTTTCTGACATCGCCGGCTCACCGTTCCGTGCCCCTTACTTCTCGGCATTTCTCGAGAACGTCCTCGAGGGCGTCTCAAAGCTCGTTGCAAAGTCCGAGCAAGAGTACCGGCTCGTCTCCGCCGAAAACCGGCAGCTCTAATTCTCTGAACAAGTTCCACAATCGGCTGGTGGACAAGTTGAAAAGGTCGTTGAAAAAGGCTGACGATACCGCTGAAGATCAGCGAAACTTGTCGTGA
- the LOC139987428 gene encoding uncharacterized protein: MLLVHQCVTSTGVLSKSVWSTLNDYRSSSMDDLLLKERNYNDAYYYLCPVLDPNKKQPLQQQQQQQQQQQQQQQLQPQQLFTCALCGREYTWMYSLRRHQLQCGNKEARNKCHFCSRKFYRRDRLKEHLLAHHPDLI; this comes from the coding sequence ATGCTGCTTGTTCACCAATGTGTTACTTCGACAGGTGTTCTATCGAAGAGCGTCTGGAGCACTTTGAACGATTATCGAAGCAGTTCGATGGACGATCTGTTGCTGAAAGAAAGGAACTACAACGATGCGTACTACTATCTGTGTCCCGTTCTCGATCCGAACAAGAAACAACCACtgcaacagcaacagcagcagcagcaacagcagcagcagcagcagcaactaCAGCCACAACAGCTCTTTACCTGTGCGCTTTGCGGCAGAGAGTATACCTGGATGTACAGTTTACGTCGACATCAACTGCAATGTGGCAACAAGGAAGCGAGAAACAAGTGTCATTTTTGCTCGAGAAAGTTTTACAGGCGCGACAGACTGAAAGAACATTTGCTGGCTCATCATCCAGACTTGATTTAG
- the LOC139987429 gene encoding uncharacterized protein — translation MEGEKSESYSEKEQEDDAEVCEISFHGQLAMNYLLCDSSILNSMETSVLRKSVKSHQQFRCDGCDRAYTRMDSLKRHQAKCDASLEKLQEEVEWLHRQKFYCNQCGKGYKRLDTLRRHQRLVCGDKDNVSTATDKPTV, via the exons ATGGAAG GTGAGAAGTCGGAGAGCTACTCGGAAAAAGAGCAAGAGGACGACGCCGAGGTTTGTGAGATCTCGTTTCACGGACAGTTAGCGATGAACTATTTGCTCTGTGACTCGTCCATCTTGAATTCCATGGAAACGAGCGTGCTCCGGAAAAGCGTGAAATCCCATCAACAATTTCGATGCGACGGTTGCGACAGAGCGTACACGCGAATGGACAGCCTTAAACGGCACCAAGCCAAATGCGATGCGTCGTTGGAGAAGCTGCAAGAGGAAGTCGAATGGCTACATCGACAAAAGTTTTATTGCAATCAGTGCGGCAAAGGTTACAAAAGACTGGACACGTTGAGGAGGCATCAGAGACTCGTTTGCGGCGACAAAGACAACGTGTCTACAGCTACCGATAAACCAAccgtttaa